The proteins below come from a single Natranaerofaba carboxydovora genomic window:
- a CDS encoding NFACT family protein — MPFDGFVTKSIEIDLNKHIKDAKINNVYQHNNHDISLHLRNFGKNSTLFISTHPNFCRVHLTDIRHENPDHPPSFCMLLRKYLKGGTIRDIKQYEGDRILDIYITHQDEFGLEKELILTVEIMGKHSNLILVNKKNKRILDGIKRIKREFSNMREIIPGNLFERPPGQNKENPWNDDLNPETLLNTIDDEIKTENLLFNHFQGVSPLLSRELAYRANLANKAAAELTKSQLDILIIQLNKLKTQILSNEIDPIFLWDVKKKN; from the coding sequence ATGCCATTTGACGGATTTGTAACCAAATCTATAGAAATAGATTTAAATAAACATATAAAAGATGCTAAAATCAACAATGTTTATCAGCATAATAACCATGATATATCTTTACACCTAAGAAATTTCGGAAAAAATTCAACCCTTTTTATTAGTACACATCCTAACTTCTGTAGAGTCCATCTTACTGATATAAGACATGAAAACCCGGATCATCCTCCATCATTTTGTATGCTTTTAAGAAAATATTTAAAAGGCGGGACCATTAGGGATATTAAGCAATATGAAGGTGATAGAATATTAGATATTTATATTACTCATCAGGATGAATTTGGATTAGAAAAAGAATTGATTTTAACTGTTGAAATAATGGGAAAGCACAGTAATTTAATTCTTGTTAATAAAAAAAATAAAAGAATATTAGATGGGATAAAGAGGATCAAAAGAGAATTTTCTAATATGAGGGAAATAATACCTGGCAATCTCTTCGAAAGACCACCAGGTCAAAACAAAGAAAACCCCTGGAATGATGATTTAAATCCAGAAACTTTATTAAACACCATAGATGACGAAATTAAAACAGAAAATTTGTTGTTTAATCATTTTCAAGGGGTAAGTCCTCTACTGTCAAGAGAACTAGCTTATAGAGCTAATTTAGCAAATAAGGCTGCAGCCGAGCTTACAAAAAGCCAGTTAGATATTCTAATTATTCAACTAAATAAACTAAAAACTCAAATCTTATCTAATGAGATAGATCCTATTTTTTTATGGGATGTAAAAAAGAAAAATTAA
- a CDS encoding long-chain-fatty-acid--CoA ligase: MNDNAKLWLNNYPEGVPPSIDYPQISLYEFLERSASKFPNNNALIFFGNKIKYRDLLKSVDAFAGALKNLGLSKGDRLSIMLPNSPQMVIAYYAALKIGAIVVQTNPLYKEKELSHQLEDSGAETIVCLDLVYNNVKKVLPNTKLKNIIVTAIKDYLPFPLNLIYPLKQKKEGQKPDVPKNDDFFWFKDLINLEKSADKANIDPDEDVALLQYTGGTTGLPKGTMLTHKNLVSNTMQVSSWVPDIEEGKEVLMGALPFFHVYGMTVGMNLAVYNSSPLVLVPRFDVDQVMKQIQKYKVTLFPGAPTMYVAVINHPKVKNYDLSSIKACISGAAPLPVEVQKQFESLTGGKLVEGYGLSEASPVTHANPLYGVRKEGSIGFPMPDTECKLIDADSGEEVTLGERGELVVSGPQVMKGYWNMPGETSNVLSSRWLYTGDIAVMDEEGYFYIVDRKKDVILTGGFSVFPRDVEEVLYQHPAIEEAAVVGVSDEYKGETVKACISVKEGEEVTKEEIRKFCKEQLAPYKVPKVVEFMDELPKTLVGKISRRMLTGQEVESFDSQKKENESDENEREEQGQEEIEKKEEVN, from the coding sequence TTGAATGATAATGCAAAACTATGGTTAAATAACTATCCGGAAGGTGTTCCGCCCTCGATAGATTATCCACAAATATCTTTGTATGAGTTTTTGGAAAGAAGTGCTTCAAAATTTCCAAATAATAATGCTTTGATTTTCTTTGGAAATAAAATAAAATACAGGGACTTACTTAAATCTGTGGATGCTTTTGCAGGAGCCCTAAAAAACCTTGGTTTATCTAAAGGAGATAGGTTATCAATAATGCTTCCTAACTCTCCTCAGATGGTAATAGCCTACTATGCAGCTCTGAAGATTGGTGCTATAGTTGTGCAAACAAACCCTCTTTATAAAGAAAAAGAATTATCACATCAGTTAGAAGATAGTGGTGCAGAGACTATAGTATGTCTTGATTTAGTTTATAACAATGTTAAGAAAGTTTTACCTAATACAAAATTGAAAAATATTATTGTAACTGCAATTAAAGACTACTTGCCTTTTCCTTTAAATTTAATATATCCACTTAAGCAGAAAAAGGAAGGTCAAAAACCTGATGTTCCGAAGAATGATGATTTTTTCTGGTTTAAAGATCTAATCAACTTGGAAAAGAGTGCTGATAAAGCTAATATTGACCCTGATGAAGATGTTGCTTTACTTCAGTATACTGGTGGAACAACAGGTCTTCCAAAGGGTACGATGTTAACTCATAAAAACTTGGTTTCTAATACTATGCAGGTTAGTTCTTGGGTTCCGGATATTGAAGAAGGAAAAGAAGTTTTGATGGGTGCGCTGCCTTTCTTTCATGTATACGGTATGACTGTAGGGATGAACCTAGCGGTTTATAACAGTTCGCCCCTTGTTTTAGTACCACGTTTTGATGTTGATCAGGTTATGAAACAAATTCAAAAATATAAAGTTACTTTGTTTCCTGGAGCTCCAACTATGTATGTAGCAGTAATTAATCATCCGAAAGTTAAAAATTATGACCTATCTTCTATTAAAGCGTGTATAAGTGGTGCTGCGCCTTTACCTGTTGAGGTGCAAAAGCAGTTTGAATCTTTAACTGGTGGTAAATTAGTTGAGGGTTATGGCTTGTCTGAGGCCTCCCCTGTTACACACGCCAACCCTCTTTATGGTGTTAGAAAAGAAGGCAGTATAGGTTTTCCAATGCCAGACACCGAATGTAAGTTGATAGATGCAGATAGTGGAGAAGAGGTTACTCTTGGTGAGCGTGGTGAGCTTGTTGTAAGCGGGCCTCAGGTTATGAAAGGATACTGGAATATGCCTGGAGAAACTTCTAATGTTTTATCTAGCAGGTGGCTGTATACAGGAGATATTGCCGTCATGGATGAGGAAGGGTATTTTTATATTGTAGATAGGAAAAAAGATGTGATTTTAACTGGAGGCTTTTCTGTTTTTCCAAGGGATGTAGAGGAGGTTTTATATCAACATCCGGCAATTGAAGAAGCTGCTGTTGTTGGTGTCTCTGATGAATACAAAGGCGAGACAGTAAAAGCTTGTATATCTGTGAAAGAAGGGGAAGAAGTAACTAAAGAAGAAATAAGAAAATTTTGCAAAGAACAGCTAGCCCCATATAAAGTGCCTAAAGTTGTTGAATTTATGGATGAGTTACCAAAAACACTGGTAGGAAAAATATCTAGAAGAATGTTGACTGGACAAGAAGTCGAAAGCTTTGATTCACAAAAGAAAGAAAATGAAAGTGATGAAAATGAAAGAGAAGAACAAGGACAAGAAGAAATAGAGAAAAAAGAAGAGGTTAATTAA
- a CDS encoding electron transfer flavoprotein subunit alpha encodes MSVWINEEECTGCEMCIDSCPYPGAIVMEDDVAKITEKCTSCGACEEECPTGAITVEKVEDTKAVNLEDYEGIWAYIEQRGGKVNPTSYEILGEARRLADQLGTHVGAVVIGSEVSHLTDEIISYGADKVYKVEDSVFENYNTDPYTKAMVELIQEYKPEILLFGATFDGRDFASRIAVRIDTGLTADCTELSIDPETRNLEQTRPAFGGNIMATILCPTRRPQMATVRPKVMDAIEPDSSREGEVIEFNSSASESDLRTKILDIVEYAVETEKLEDADIIVSGGRGLGNPDGFETIKDLAQTIGGAMGASRATVDAGWIPHHHQVGQTGKTVKPKLYIACGISGAIQHLAGMQTSDTIVAINKDPEAPIFEVADYGIVGDLYEVIPILKAELQKALGKEAG; translated from the coding sequence ATGTCTGTTTGGATTAATGAAGAAGAATGTACGGGTTGCGAAATGTGTATTGATTCTTGCCCTTATCCGGGCGCGATAGTAATGGAAGATGATGTAGCAAAGATAACAGAAAAATGTACTAGCTGTGGAGCATGTGAAGAAGAATGTCCTACAGGAGCTATCACTGTTGAGAAGGTAGAGGACACTAAAGCAGTAAATCTAGAAGACTATGAAGGTATCTGGGCTTATATTGAGCAGCGTGGAGGGAAAGTTAATCCTACTTCTTATGAAATACTTGGGGAAGCGAGAAGACTTGCTGATCAGCTTGGGACACATGTAGGGGCGGTAGTTATTGGTAGTGAGGTTTCCCATTTAACTGACGAAATAATTTCTTATGGAGCAGATAAAGTTTACAAAGTAGAAGATAGCGTCTTTGAAAATTACAATACAGACCCATATACTAAAGCAATGGTTGAATTGATTCAAGAGTATAAACCAGAAATATTATTATTTGGTGCCACCTTTGATGGCAGAGATTTTGCTTCAAGAATAGCTGTAAGAATAGATACAGGACTTACAGCGGACTGTACAGAGCTATCAATAGACCCAGAGACAAGAAACTTAGAACAAACAAGACCTGCATTTGGCGGAAACATTATGGCTACAATCCTGTGTCCGACCCGTCGCCCTCAGATGGCTACAGTTAGACCAAAAGTAATGGATGCAATAGAGCCTGATAGCAGTAGAGAGGGTGAAGTTATAGAATTTAACTCAAGTGCTTCAGAAAGTGACTTGAGAACAAAGATTTTGGATATTGTTGAATATGCAGTTGAGACGGAAAAGCTAGAAGATGCAGATATAATTGTTTCAGGTGGTCGTGGATTAGGTAATCCTGATGGATTTGAGACTATTAAGGATCTTGCTCAAACAATAGGTGGAGCTATGGGAGCTTCAAGGGCTACAGTTGACGCTGGTTGGATACCTCACCATCATCAGGTTGGCCAGACAGGAAAAACTGTTAAGCCTAAGCTTTATATCGCCTGTGGTATTTCAGGAGCTATTCAGCACCTAGCTGGTATGCAGACTTCAGATACAATTGTAGCAATTAACAAAGATCCTGAAGCACCGATCTTTGAAGTTGCTGATTATGGTATAGTAGGTGATCTATACGAAGTCATTCCTATATTAAAAGCTGAATTGCAAAAGGCTTTAGGAAAAGAAGCCGGGTAA
- a CDS encoding RluA family pseudouridine synthase, with the protein MFEHKIDQREEGKRLDKIVLGFVDKSRSQIKRIIDEGNILVNEEIKKPGYKVKKGDIVKVDYEKALQNDTMLEESLAPEPLELNIVYEDENIIIVNKPKGMVVHPAPGNVSGTLVNALLNYTDKLSNLGGKFRPGIVHRLDKDTSGIMLIAKNDTTHAYFKEKFKSREINKDYLTLCYGDFPEEKALIDAPIGRHPVDRKRMSITGEGRESITKIKILSKFYINNNTISYLKVTPITGRTHQIRVHLSHLGYPIIGDEIYKGRKDINLNEIKFISGQVLHAFKLRFYHPYKKKEVVFRTPLPFDMMNLVRRLNRINK; encoded by the coding sequence ATGTTTGAGCATAAAATAGACCAAAGAGAAGAAGGAAAAAGACTTGATAAGATAGTATTAGGTTTTGTTGATAAAAGCAGAAGTCAAATCAAAAGGATAATTGATGAAGGAAATATACTTGTAAATGAGGAGATAAAAAAGCCAGGTTATAAAGTGAAAAAAGGAGATATAGTCAAAGTAGATTATGAAAAGGCATTACAAAATGATACCATGTTAGAAGAGTCTTTAGCTCCTGAGCCATTAGAGCTTAATATAGTATATGAAGATGAAAACATAATTATAGTTAACAAACCTAAAGGTATGGTTGTACATCCTGCTCCAGGGAATGTTAGTGGAACACTTGTAAATGCCTTGTTAAATTATACAGATAAGCTGTCCAATTTAGGTGGCAAGTTTCGTCCTGGTATAGTTCACAGGCTAGACAAAGATACATCAGGAATTATGTTGATTGCCAAAAATGATACTACCCATGCTTATTTTAAGGAAAAATTTAAGTCCCGTGAAATAAACAAAGATTATCTTACCCTTTGTTACGGAGATTTTCCAGAGGAAAAGGCCCTTATTGATGCTCCCATAGGAAGACACCCTGTAGATAGGAAAAGGATGTCTATTACAGGCGAGGGGCGGGAATCAATTACCAAAATAAAAATATTATCAAAGTTTTATATTAATAACAATACTATTAGCTATTTAAAAGTGACGCCAATAACAGGAAGAACTCACCAAATAAGAGTGCATTTAAGTCATTTAGGTTATCCAATTATAGGTGATGAGATATACAAAGGAAGAAAGGATATTAATCTTAATGAAATAAAATTTATATCAGGACAAGTTTTACACGCTTTTAAGCTGCGCTTCTATCATCCATATAAAAAAAAAGAAGTGGTTTTTAGGACACCACTTCCATTTGATATGATGAATTTAGTCCGCAGGCTTAACAGGATCAACAAATAA
- the ileS gene encoding isoleucine--tRNA ligase yields the protein MNYKDTLNLPQTEFPMRAKLPKREPEILDEWEKVNIYEKVRKKREDKPKYILHDGPPYANGDIHMGTALNKVLKDIVVKFKTLQGYDSPYIPGWDTHGLPIEHQIIKTQKVDRHSMSDIEFRKKCHDYAMDYVKVQKEQFKRLGVRGDWENPYLTLSPEFEAEQIRVFGEMAEKGYIYKGLKPVYWCTTCETALAEAEVDYQDKRSPSIYVAFKVTDDKGLIGQDECEIVIWTTTPWTIPANMAIALHPDLEYSLVKDNENNRSYILASELVENVMKEIEISDYEELKKYQGKDLEGVITKHPLYERDSVVILGDHVGLDQGTGCVHTAPGHGQEDYEIGKKYDLEVLSPLDSKGVFTEEAGQFEGLLSYVEGNKAVTKALEKENALLKLDFVTHQYPVCWRCKEPILFRATKQWFASIDGFRKDALDEIENVKWVPSWGKMRIKGMVENRGDWCISRQRVWGVPIPIFYCNSCGTEVINKETIEAVSTLFEKEGSDAWFERSAAEILPDGFTCGQCGESDFDKETDIMDVWFDSGSTHRAVCEKREDLTSPVDLYLEGSDQYRGWFQSSLLTSVATRDRAPYKAVLTNGWVVDGDGRKMSKSLGNVMYPTEIIDQYGADILRLWVASSDFKEDVRVSNNILKQITEGYRKIRNTCRFILGNLYDFDPQKDMVAYEDMNELDRFALAKCEEVTRKVIDAYEKFDFHIFYHMVHNFCVVDMSQFYLDIIKDRLYTMPADSLTRRSSQTAMYIIIENLVRILSPVLTFTAEEVWKHLPGEREESVQIAVFNDNLDKYRDDKLKEKWESFLQFRDEVTKALEEARVDKKIGNSLEASVTIVADTGLYNEFKEFENQLDDLFLVSRAKITKSEESTEEEDVLVKHEIDGAKILVKPASGDKCPRCWKYDEIDKDSGICPRCVDVMASV from the coding sequence ATGAATTATAAAGATACTTTAAACCTACCCCAAACAGAATTTCCAATGCGAGCGAAACTTCCTAAAAGAGAACCGGAAATTTTAGACGAGTGGGAAAAAGTAAATATTTACGAAAAAGTCAGGAAAAAAAGAGAGGATAAGCCAAAATATATTCTTCATGATGGTCCTCCATACGCAAATGGAGACATACATATGGGAACAGCTCTAAACAAAGTGTTAAAAGATATTGTAGTAAAATTTAAAACATTGCAGGGCTATGATTCTCCTTATATACCAGGATGGGATACCCATGGACTACCAATAGAACATCAAATTATTAAAACTCAAAAAGTTGATCGTCATAGTATGAGTGATATAGAATTTAGGAAAAAATGTCATGACTATGCAATGGATTACGTAAAAGTACAAAAAGAACAGTTTAAAAGGCTTGGAGTAAGAGGAGACTGGGAAAATCCATATTTAACATTATCTCCTGAATTTGAAGCAGAACAGATTAGAGTTTTTGGCGAGATGGCAGAAAAAGGTTATATTTATAAGGGTTTAAAACCTGTTTATTGGTGTACAACATGTGAAACAGCACTTGCTGAGGCTGAAGTTGATTATCAAGATAAACGATCGCCTTCTATATACGTGGCTTTTAAAGTGACAGATGATAAAGGTTTAATTGGACAGGATGAATGTGAAATTGTAATATGGACTACTACACCCTGGACTATTCCTGCTAATATGGCAATTGCTCTTCACCCTGATTTGGAATATTCCCTTGTTAAAGATAACGAAAATAATAGAAGCTATATTCTGGCATCAGAATTAGTTGAAAATGTGATGAAAGAAATAGAAATTAGTGATTACGAAGAGCTTAAAAAGTATCAGGGTAAAGATTTGGAAGGTGTGATTACCAAACATCCACTATATGAACGGGATTCGGTTGTTATCTTAGGAGATCATGTGGGACTTGATCAGGGTACAGGTTGTGTTCATACAGCTCCTGGTCATGGTCAAGAAGACTATGAGATAGGGAAAAAGTACGATCTGGAAGTTCTTTCGCCTTTAGATAGCAAAGGAGTATTTACAGAAGAAGCTGGCCAATTTGAGGGATTATTAAGTTATGTAGAAGGGAATAAGGCGGTCACAAAAGCTTTAGAAAAAGAAAATGCTCTTTTGAAGCTAGACTTTGTAACCCACCAGTATCCAGTTTGCTGGCGCTGTAAAGAACCTATATTATTTAGAGCAACAAAGCAGTGGTTTGCCTCTATAGATGGGTTTAGAAAAGATGCCCTTGATGAAATCGAAAATGTCAAATGGGTCCCATCTTGGGGAAAAATGAGAATAAAAGGTATGGTAGAAAATCGAGGCGACTGGTGCATCTCAAGACAAAGAGTTTGGGGAGTTCCTATTCCTATCTTTTATTGTAATTCATGTGGGACAGAAGTGATTAACAAAGAGACTATTGAGGCTGTGTCTACACTGTTTGAAAAAGAAGGTTCGGATGCATGGTTTGAAAGAAGTGCTGCTGAAATCTTACCCGATGGATTTACTTGTGGCCAATGTGGGGAAAGTGATTTTGATAAAGAAACCGACATAATGGATGTGTGGTTTGACTCTGGTTCCACTCATAGAGCCGTATGCGAAAAGAGAGAAGATTTAACTTCACCTGTAGATTTATACCTTGAGGGAAGTGATCAATATAGAGGATGGTTTCAGTCGTCACTTTTGACTTCTGTTGCAACAAGAGATAGAGCACCTTATAAAGCTGTACTTACAAATGGTTGGGTTGTAGATGGTGATGGAAGAAAAATGAGCAAGTCTCTTGGTAATGTTATGTATCCGACTGAAATAATTGACCAGTATGGTGCGGATATATTGAGGTTGTGGGTTGCTTCGTCTGACTTTAAAGAAGATGTTCGAGTTTCAAATAATATATTAAAACAGATAACAGAAGGGTATAGAAAAATTAGAAATACCTGTAGATTCATTCTTGGAAATCTGTATGATTTTGATCCACAAAAAGACATGGTAGCCTATGAGGACATGAATGAATTAGACCGTTTTGCCCTGGCAAAATGTGAGGAGGTAACCAGGAAAGTAATAGATGCTTATGAAAAATTTGATTTCCATATATTCTACCATATGGTGCATAACTTCTGTGTAGTTGATATGAGTCAGTTTTATCTAGATATAATTAAAGATAGGCTTTATACCATGCCGGCTGATTCATTGACTCGCCGTTCATCGCAAACTGCCATGTATATAATAATCGAAAATTTAGTCAGGATTCTTTCTCCTGTACTTACCTTTACCGCAGAAGAGGTATGGAAGCACTTGCCTGGTGAAAGAGAAGAATCTGTACAAATTGCTGTATTTAATGATAATCTAGATAAATATCGTGACGATAAATTAAAAGAAAAATGGGAAAGCTTCTTGCAGTTTAGAGACGAAGTCACAAAAGCACTAGAGGAAGCTAGAGTAGATAAGAAGATAGGTAATTCTTTAGAAGCTTCGGTAACAATTGTTGCAGATACAGGTTTGTATAATGAATTTAAAGAGTTTGAAAACCAACTAGATGATCTATTTTTGGTTTCTCGGGCGAAAATCACTAAAAGTGAAGAATCTACAGAGGAAGAGGATGTACTTGTAAAGCATGAAATTGATGGAGCAAAGATATTGGTAAAACCTGCTAGCGGAGATAAGTGCCCTAGATGCTGGAAGTATGATGAAATAGACAAAGATTCAGGCATTTGTCCTCGCTGTGTAGATGTGATGGCATCGGTATAA
- a CDS encoding TraR/DksA C4-type zinc finger protein — MDERKQQIMKQRLQDIKKKLILRLSKDTNKSTELSFIDNHPADTSDISWEQLKDQVMENEDKKKIDEIDNALSKIEAGSYGDCEECDEKIMEERLEAVPYVRYCKNCAEKLDSDDGFDPKIRPIREDFERSDSRGDIWDQMKVYGSSGDIKEQDSEYKTKIDDGREDGIVQDIDREESDDE, encoded by the coding sequence TTGGATGAAAGAAAACAACAGATTATGAAGCAAAGGTTGCAAGATATCAAGAAAAAGCTAATTTTACGGCTTAGTAAAGATACTAACAAATCTACTGAACTTTCTTTTATTGATAATCATCCGGCAGATACATCTGATATTTCATGGGAACAGCTAAAAGATCAGGTTATGGAAAATGAGGATAAGAAAAAGATAGATGAAATAGATAATGCTTTGTCAAAAATTGAAGCTGGAAGTTATGGAGATTGCGAAGAATGCGACGAGAAGATTATGGAAGAAAGATTAGAAGCTGTTCCTTACGTAAGGTATTGTAAGAATTGTGCAGAAAAACTAGATAGTGATGACGGATTTGATCCTAAAATAAGGCCTATAAGAGAAGATTTTGAAAGAAGTGACTCAAGAGGCGACATATGGGACCAAATGAAAGTGTATGGCAGTTCTGGTGATATAAAAGAACAGGATAGTGAGTATAAAACAAAGATAGATGATGGAAGAGAGGATGGAATTGTTCAGGATATTGATAGGGAAGAGAGTGATGATGAATAA
- a CDS encoding DUF5665 domain-containing protein — protein sequence MRFKEDNDNNDKELKDQQKLLIEKIEELVQSMEKYNIAEYIQLLNDPKKYFWVNFLAGVIRGLGIAVGMTILGAILIYFLQRLVVLNLPLIGDFIAEIVRIVQNHL from the coding sequence ATGCGTTTTAAGGAGGATAATGATAATAACGATAAAGAATTAAAAGATCAGCAAAAGCTCTTGATTGAAAAAATAGAGGAGCTAGTCCAGAGCATGGAAAAATACAACATCGCGGAATATATACAGCTGCTAAATGACCCTAAAAAATATTTTTGGGTTAACTTTCTAGCGGGTGTTATAAGAGGGCTTGGAATTGCAGTCGGTATGACAATTCTTGGTGCAATTTTAATATATTTTTTGCAGCGGTTGGTGGTGTTGAATTTACCACTTATTGGAGACTTTATTGCAGAAATAGTTAGAATAGTACAGAATCACTTGTAA
- a CDS encoding Rqc2 family fibronectin-binding protein has protein sequence MGCKKEKLIDFYLIPLNHISFPKEYKKTQTSLMKAIDKYYYTKATEEKKISLENELNKKTNHLLKKSRKKLKKQQKEYNESENAEKYKIFGELLTANLYRFSKEKLESDNIEVTNYYEDPPKTIKINLDKSLSPSENAQRYFKKYQKAKTRNKKLKKEIKNTEAEIKYLENISFQLESAEDLEELDTIKEELIKEGYLSEKKQDIKKKKKTDPTKKSSLEFISKDGFKILVGKNNKQNDYLTLKEASSEDIWLHTKEIAGSHVVIKGKDAPLSTIEEAASIAAYYSKGKNSSNVPVDYTRIKHVRKPKGAKPGMVFYDNYKTLFVDPVKPAD, from the coding sequence ATGGGATGTAAAAAAGAAAAATTAATTGATTTCTATTTAATACCCTTAAATCATATTAGCTTCCCCAAAGAATATAAAAAAACTCAAACTTCATTAATGAAAGCGATTGATAAATATTATTACACTAAAGCAACAGAAGAGAAAAAAATTTCCCTTGAAAATGAGTTAAATAAAAAAACAAACCATTTGCTAAAAAAGTCTAGAAAGAAGCTAAAAAAGCAGCAAAAAGAGTACAATGAAAGTGAGAATGCTGAAAAGTACAAAATTTTTGGGGAGCTTTTAACTGCAAATTTATATAGGTTTTCAAAAGAAAAACTTGAAAGTGATAATATTGAGGTTACTAATTACTATGAAGACCCTCCAAAAACAATAAAAATAAACTTAGACAAATCTTTGTCTCCTAGTGAAAATGCACAACGTTACTTTAAAAAATACCAAAAAGCCAAAACCAGAAATAAAAAACTAAAAAAAGAGATAAAAAATACAGAGGCAGAGATAAAGTATTTGGAAAACATAAGTTTTCAATTAGAAAGTGCTGAAGATTTAGAAGAACTTGATACTATCAAAGAAGAGTTAATAAAAGAAGGCTATTTGAGTGAGAAAAAGCAAGACATTAAAAAGAAGAAAAAGACAGATCCAACTAAAAAAAGTTCTTTAGAATTTATTTCTAAAGATGGTTTTAAAATATTAGTTGGTAAAAATAATAAGCAAAATGATTATCTTACATTAAAAGAAGCATCTTCTGAAGATATTTGGCTTCATACTAAAGAAATTGCGGGTTCACATGTTGTGATAAAAGGTAAGGATGCGCCATTATCAACTATAGAGGAAGCAGCCTCTATCGCCGCCTATTACTCTAAAGGGAAAAATTCAAGTAATGTACCAGTAGACTATACTCGTATTAAACATGTTAGAAAACCAAAAGGTGCTAAACCTGGAATGGTGTTTTATGATAATTACAAAACCTTATTTGTTGATCCTGTTAAGCCTGCGGACTAA
- the lspA gene encoding signal peptidase II: MGVWILAVIIIIADQISKILVVANMNLGESISILPGLFHITYSENPGAAFGIMAYRTNFFIIVTLILLVVIGALMIKLGKEYRLLKVGLALQFGGAVGNFIDRLRTGYVVDFFDFNFWPIFNIADIAIVSGVIILIFYIIFEPYKEEEKNVY, from the coding sequence GTGGGGGTATGGATTTTAGCTGTAATAATAATAATAGCTGATCAAATTTCCAAAATTTTAGTAGTGGCTAATATGAATCTAGGAGAAAGTATATCTATTTTACCTGGACTTTTCCACATAACCTATTCTGAAAATCCTGGTGCAGCTTTTGGAATAATGGCTTATAGGACAAACTTTTTTATTATTGTTACTTTAATTTTATTGGTTGTTATTGGTGCATTAATGATAAAGCTTGGCAAAGAATATAGATTATTAAAAGTTGGACTTGCCCTTCAGTTTGGAGGAGCTGTTGGTAATTTTATAGATAGATTGAGAACAGGTTATGTAGTAGATTTTTTTGATTTTAATTTTTGGCCAATTTTTAATATAGCTGACATAGCAATAGTTTCTGGTGTTATAATCCTTATCTTTTATATAATATTTGAGCCTTATAAAGAAGAGGAGAAAAATGTTTACTAA